From the genome of Candidatus Baltobacteraceae bacterium, one region includes:
- the mfd gene encoding transcription-repair coupling factor has translation MIAQTPKVHASNDALLNVLAASSRALAPVIDALRTGAGVYACHETVAAARPALLAALYRALERPMLVIVPTPDVAERAFADLLYYLNEEEPDEVALLRSRDEALGAIESPSERSARMTLLADLANGERRIVLAPVAALRQYLMPRELFERLQLELRVGDEPGWEALQARLFALGYARADVVSAVGEYAVRGGIIDLFSASEDAPVRIEFFGDTIESIRPFDLASQRSEGERSRAVVVPWSEIPRDPVYRARILERFDGPPSVRASLAAYVESGGDLPASWLPLAHDEPATLLDYLRRDAIVVLDEPSMLATIERGLEEERSREQSVLLAGVESGEFSVSESEVDDALLAEVAAPHPRLESLAKDVRTHPVLILPGAIERSDGLDWVPRAGASFVIDCRPVEHFNRQIELFSKSVREWVAAGESLHIVSSAVSRTADLLRAAGITDARVTVDHGSIEAGFALPDLRLRVLGDREIFGAPPKRVKLRAVKEGVPVTLADMRVGDYVVHAVHGIGQYLGLRTETILGATQDYLDLAYAGSDRMLVPVTQMHHVTKYSATEGQSPRLSKMGGADWARAKSRVSESLAKIADGLVALYAERELSRGYAFGADTPWQGEMEEAFPYDPTPDQRKAIEAVKSDMERAQPMDRLVCGDVGYGKTEVAMRAAFKAVAEGKQVAVLVPTTLLADQHYRNFGARFAGFPMRIEELSRFKSKAQARAILADLAQGKVDVIIGTHRLLQKDVAFADLGLIVIDEEQRFGVMHKERLKEYKTSVDVLTLSATPIPRTLHMSLMGVRDLSLIQTAPKNRMSVKTMVVPTSDAIVQRAITAELDRGGQVYYLHNRVESIYAVRNALQTLVPRARIAIGHGQMGESELEPVMQAFIDGEVDVLVATTIIENGIDIPNVNTMVVSDADKFGLAQLYQLRGRVGRSNHQAYCYLLYQGHKALTEEAKARLEAIREFTHLGSGLQIAMRDLEIRGAGNLLGSAQSGFIGSVGFDTYCQLLAEAIAERRGMSPSLDDRREAVIDVKVSAFIPDDYIPQVSQKIAVYQQLAKARSQAEVEEIAAGVRDRFGVFPLPLERLVELTKLRAVALQKHVTRVVIDESRLTLGVGTGFELDPATIPKLQSLTKNRFRFGEGKIVVDLPTAPPGQTAEAIWMPLLRKLLEAF, from the coding sequence GTGATCGCCCAAACGCCGAAAGTCCACGCTTCGAACGACGCGTTGCTGAACGTGCTCGCCGCCTCGTCGCGCGCGCTCGCGCCGGTCATCGACGCGCTGCGGACGGGCGCCGGCGTCTACGCTTGCCACGAAACCGTCGCAGCTGCGCGTCCCGCGTTGCTCGCCGCACTCTATCGTGCGCTCGAGCGGCCGATGCTGGTGATCGTGCCGACGCCGGACGTCGCCGAGCGCGCATTCGCCGACCTTCTGTATTACCTGAACGAAGAGGAACCGGATGAAGTCGCGCTGCTGCGTTCGCGTGACGAAGCACTGGGGGCGATCGAGAGTCCGTCCGAGCGCAGCGCGCGCATGACGCTGCTGGCCGATCTGGCGAACGGTGAACGGCGCATCGTGCTCGCACCGGTTGCCGCGCTGCGTCAGTATCTGATGCCGCGCGAGCTCTTCGAGCGCTTGCAGCTCGAGCTGCGGGTCGGCGACGAACCCGGCTGGGAAGCGCTGCAAGCGCGGCTCTTCGCACTGGGATACGCGCGCGCCGACGTCGTGAGCGCGGTCGGCGAGTACGCGGTGCGCGGCGGAATCATCGATCTGTTCTCGGCCAGCGAGGACGCGCCGGTGCGCATCGAGTTTTTCGGCGATACGATCGAGAGCATCCGCCCCTTCGATCTGGCGAGTCAACGCAGTGAGGGCGAGCGTTCGCGTGCGGTTGTCGTGCCGTGGAGTGAAATCCCGCGCGATCCCGTCTACCGCGCGCGCATTCTCGAGCGCTTCGACGGTCCGCCGTCCGTCCGCGCATCGCTCGCCGCGTACGTCGAAAGCGGAGGCGACCTGCCGGCTTCGTGGCTGCCGCTCGCTCACGATGAGCCGGCAACGCTGCTCGACTACCTGCGCCGGGACGCGATCGTCGTGCTCGACGAGCCGAGTATGCTCGCGACCATCGAGCGCGGACTCGAAGAGGAGCGTTCGCGCGAGCAGAGCGTGCTGCTCGCCGGTGTAGAGTCGGGCGAGTTCTCGGTGAGCGAGTCCGAAGTCGACGACGCGCTTCTGGCCGAGGTCGCCGCGCCGCATCCGCGGCTCGAATCGCTCGCCAAGGACGTGCGCACGCATCCCGTGCTGATTCTTCCGGGCGCGATCGAACGCAGCGACGGCCTGGATTGGGTCCCACGCGCCGGCGCATCGTTCGTGATCGATTGCCGTCCGGTCGAACACTTCAACCGGCAGATCGAGCTCTTCTCGAAGAGCGTTCGCGAGTGGGTCGCGGCCGGCGAATCGCTGCACATCGTCAGCAGCGCCGTCTCGCGTACCGCCGATCTGCTGCGGGCGGCCGGCATCACCGACGCGCGCGTCACCGTCGATCACGGTTCGATCGAAGCCGGATTCGCGCTGCCGGACCTCCGGCTGCGGGTGCTGGGCGATCGCGAGATCTTCGGCGCTCCTCCCAAACGCGTCAAACTTCGCGCGGTAAAAGAAGGCGTCCCCGTGACGCTGGCCGATATGCGCGTGGGCGATTACGTGGTGCACGCCGTGCACGGCATCGGTCAATATCTCGGGTTGCGCACCGAGACGATCTTGGGCGCGACCCAAGATTACCTCGATCTCGCCTATGCGGGGTCGGACCGGATGCTGGTCCCGGTCACCCAAATGCATCATGTCACCAAATACTCGGCGACCGAAGGCCAGTCGCCGCGCCTCTCAAAAATGGGCGGCGCGGATTGGGCCCGCGCGAAATCGCGGGTCAGCGAGTCACTCGCGAAGATCGCCGACGGTTTGGTCGCACTCTACGCCGAGCGCGAACTCAGCCGCGGCTACGCCTTCGGCGCCGACACTCCGTGGCAGGGCGAAATGGAAGAGGCCTTCCCGTACGACCCGACGCCCGATCAGCGCAAAGCGATCGAGGCCGTGAAGAGCGACATGGAGCGCGCCCAGCCGATGGACCGCCTCGTTTGCGGCGACGTCGGCTACGGCAAGACCGAAGTCGCGATGCGGGCCGCGTTCAAAGCCGTGGCGGAAGGTAAACAGGTGGCCGTCCTGGTTCCCACGACGCTCCTCGCGGATCAACACTATCGCAACTTCGGCGCCCGCTTCGCCGGCTTCCCGATGCGCATCGAAGAGCTTTCGCGCTTCAAGAGCAAAGCCCAGGCGCGCGCGATTCTCGCCGATCTCGCGCAGGGCAAGGTCGACGTGATCATCGGCACGCACCGCCTTCTGCAAAAGGACGTCGCCTTCGCGGATTTGGGGCTGATCGTCATCGATGAAGAGCAGCGATTCGGCGTGATGCACAAGGAGCGCCTCAAGGAATACAAGACGTCCGTCGACGTGCTAACGCTCTCGGCAACGCCGATTCCACGCACGCTGCACATGTCGCTCATGGGCGTTCGCGACCTCTCGCTGATTCAGACCGCGCCCAAGAATCGCATGTCGGTCAAGACGATGGTCGTGCCGACGAGCGATGCGATCGTGCAGCGCGCCATCACTGCCGAGCTCGATCGCGGCGGCCAAGTCTACTATCTGCACAACCGGGTCGAATCGATCTACGCCGTCCGCAATGCCCTGCAAACGCTCGTACCGCGCGCGCGCATCGCGATCGGTCATGGTCAGATGGGCGAGAGCGAACTCGAACCGGTGATGCAAGCCTTCATCGACGGCGAGGTTGACGTGCTGGTCGCCACGACGATCATCGAGAACGGCATCGACATTCCCAACGTCAACACGATGGTCGTCAGCGATGCCGACAAGTTCGGTCTCGCGCAGCTCTATCAGTTGCGCGGACGCGTCGGCCGTTCGAATCATCAGGCCTATTGCTACCTCCTCTACCAGGGCCACAAAGCGCTCACCGAAGAGGCCAAGGCGCGGCTCGAAGCGATTCGCGAGTTCACCCACCTGGGATCGGGCCTGCAAATCGCGATGCGCGATCTCGAGATTCGCGGAGCGGGCAACCTGCTCGGCTCGGCGCAATCCGGCTTCATCGGCTCGGTTGGTTTCGACACCTATTGCCAACTGCTCGCCGAAGCGATCGCAGAGCGGCGCGGCATGTCTCCTTCGCTCGACGACCGTCGCGAGGCGGTGATCGACGTCAAAGTCAGCGCGTTCATTCCGGACGATTACATTCCGCAAGTCTCGCAAAAGATCGCGGTTTATCAGCAGCTTGCCAAAGCCCGCTCGCAGGCCGAAGTCGAAGAGATCGCGGCGGGCGTGCGCGACCGGTTCGGCGTTTTTCCGTTGCCGCTCGAGCGCCTGGTCGAATTGACCAAGCTGCGCGCGGTTGCGCTGCAAAAACACGTAACACGCGTCGTGATCGACGAATCACGCCTCACCCTCGGCGTCGGTACCGGCTTTGAACTCGACCCTGCGACGATTCCGAAATTGCAATCGTTGACCAAGAATAGATTTCGTTTCGGCGAAGGCAAGATCGTGGTGGATTTGCCCACGGCGCCACCCGGTCAGACCGCCGAGGCGATCTGGATGCCCCTGCTGCGAAAGTTGCTCGAAGCGTTCTGA
- a CDS encoding SpoIIE family protein phosphatase: MPLLAVLLAVVIIVVLAVGTILSDHATDLAVARYEALHKADTANLRVLQEQIDEETGIRGYASSGDRVLLAPYTAAHAELAGDFAQLREALIQAGMSSLLPRVDEMASLNRIWEANVAAPTLRSSDVRATAQFQIGSKTILDRFRVVDGGMQQALLAQLRSVFRMLTARIRTTIVTSAWLIALASVIVAVVAVIGSRTRVRLEKEIRHKEVLESVAAQLRTLIEAIPEIVWFGDEPGRAAYFNQRWYDYTGQDEATALNDGWLVALHPEDAVKAFALWKESVRTGKPYEIEYRLRGADGEYHWFSGRALAERDAEGEIVRWLGTCTDVDATHQHLEALQRVADAFAQAQLPQSLPSNTLVHFDATYVPAEDLAQVGGDWYDVFSLDADRFFFSLGDVTGHGLQAALTMSRVRQAFVAFASVANEPAAILERANRVLRMHDEGMVTALCGVFNARTGDLTYASAGHPPAILLGANGSLREVTSSAPPLGVLDGIEVEQVHEHLGVGDRLICYTDGIVENEHDYVRGEMRLRTVLGQLTPFEFARPARSIRERILGGRRGRDDVALLVLSRPRQGVGSAPNEPPGPAAESKRLRFTTH; the protein is encoded by the coding sequence GTGCCGCTGCTCGCGGTGCTGCTCGCCGTCGTCATCATCGTCGTGCTCGCCGTAGGCACGATCCTCTCGGATCATGCCACCGACCTAGCGGTGGCGCGGTACGAGGCGCTGCACAAAGCCGATACCGCCAACCTGCGCGTGCTGCAAGAACAGATCGACGAGGAGACGGGTATCCGCGGCTACGCGTCCAGCGGCGATCGGGTTCTGCTCGCTCCCTATACGGCCGCCCATGCGGAGCTCGCCGGCGACTTCGCGCAGCTGCGCGAGGCCCTGATTCAAGCCGGCATGAGCTCGCTGCTCCCCCGTGTCGACGAAATGGCCTCGCTGAACCGAATCTGGGAAGCGAACGTCGCGGCGCCGACCCTGCGGTCATCCGACGTGCGCGCCACGGCTCAGTTCCAAATCGGCAGCAAGACGATCCTCGATCGCTTTCGCGTCGTGGACGGGGGCATGCAGCAAGCGCTGCTGGCGCAACTGCGCAGCGTGTTCCGCATGCTCACGGCGCGGATTCGCACGACGATCGTAACCTCGGCGTGGCTGATCGCACTGGCGTCCGTGATCGTTGCCGTCGTCGCCGTGATCGGGAGCCGGACACGCGTCCGCCTCGAGAAAGAAATTCGCCATAAGGAGGTGCTTGAAAGCGTCGCCGCGCAGCTGCGCACGCTGATCGAAGCCATTCCGGAAATCGTGTGGTTCGGAGACGAACCGGGAAGAGCAGCGTATTTCAATCAGCGCTGGTACGATTACACCGGACAGGACGAAGCTACCGCACTGAACGACGGATGGCTCGTCGCGCTCCACCCCGAGGACGCCGTCAAAGCCTTCGCGCTTTGGAAGGAAAGCGTGCGCACCGGTAAGCCCTACGAGATCGAGTATCGTTTGCGCGGCGCCGACGGAGAGTATCATTGGTTCTCCGGGCGCGCTCTCGCCGAACGCGACGCGGAAGGAGAGATCGTGCGCTGGCTCGGCACGTGCACCGACGTCGATGCCACCCATCAGCACCTCGAAGCTTTGCAACGCGTCGCCGACGCCTTTGCTCAAGCGCAATTGCCGCAATCGCTCCCGTCGAACACGCTGGTACATTTCGACGCAACGTACGTCCCGGCCGAAGATCTGGCCCAGGTCGGCGGCGACTGGTACGACGTCTTCTCACTCGATGCCGATCGCTTCTTTTTCTCGCTCGGCGACGTGACCGGCCACGGACTCCAAGCCGCGCTCACGATGAGCCGCGTGCGTCAAGCGTTCGTTGCCTTCGCTTCGGTCGCAAACGAGCCGGCCGCCATTCTCGAGCGCGCCAATCGCGTCTTGCGAATGCACGACGAGGGCATGGTGACCGCGCTCTGCGGCGTGTTCAACGCGCGCACCGGAGACCTCACCTACGCGTCAGCGGGCCATCCGCCGGCGATCCTGCTCGGCGCGAACGGTTCGCTGCGCGAGGTCACGAGCAGCGCTCCGCCGCTCGGCGTTTTAGACGGCATCGAGGTCGAGCAGGTGCATGAGCACCTCGGCGTCGGCGACCGCTTGATCTGCTATACGGACGGGATCGTCGAGAACGAACACGATTACGTCCGCGGCGAGATGCGCTTGCGGACCGTGCTCGGCCAGCTCACGCCTTTTGAGTTCGCCCGTCCCGCGCGGTCGATCCGGGAGCGGATCCTGGGCGGCCGGCGCGGCCGCGACGACGTGGCTCTCCTCGTCCTGAGCCGCCCCCGGCAAGGGGTCGGCTCGGCGCCGAACGAACCCCCAGGGCCGGCGGCGGAGTCCAAACGGCTCCGCTTTACTACGCACTGA